In Sagittula stellata E-37, the following are encoded in one genomic region:
- a CDS encoding SDR family NAD(P)-dependent oxidoreductase: MNGLFDLNGKIAIVTGAGRGLGAAIARALAGAGAHVTLSGRSSGPLGETETAIREAGGRADSLLCDVTRREDVDRMIGTVEERHGRIDILVNNAGITGRAPLVDVTDNDWDVMMQTHLTGPFMASRAVLPGMVSRSEGKIINTVSVVGELGRSFVVPYSTAKGGLRMLTRSLATEVASANIQVNGIGPGYFVTEMNTAIMNDRAFYEERVARVPAGRWGQPDELAGAAIFLASGASNYVSGQIIYVGGGLTASF, from the coding sequence ATGAACGGATTGTTCGATCTGAACGGCAAGATTGCCATTGTCACCGGGGCGGGCCGGGGACTCGGCGCCGCCATTGCCAGGGCTCTGGCCGGGGCAGGGGCGCATGTCACCCTGTCCGGTCGCAGCTCCGGCCCGCTCGGGGAAACGGAGACAGCGATCAGGGAGGCGGGCGGCCGGGCCGACAGTCTTCTGTGCGATGTCACCCGCCGCGAAGATGTCGACCGCATGATCGGCACGGTCGAAGAACGGCATGGCCGGATCGACATCCTCGTCAACAATGCCGGCATCACCGGGCGCGCGCCGCTCGTGGATGTCACCGACAATGATTGGGACGTGATGATGCAGACGCATCTCACCGGCCCTTTCATGGCCAGCCGCGCGGTTCTGCCGGGTATGGTGTCGCGCAGCGAGGGTAAGATAATCAACACCGTGTCAGTCGTCGGCGAGCTCGGACGTTCCTTCGTGGTTCCGTACAGTACGGCAAAGGGCGGCCTTCGCATGCTGACACGTAGCCTTGCGACCGAGGTTGCAAGCGCAAATATACAGGTCAACGGAATAGGCCCGGGCTATTTCGTGACCGAAATGAACACGGCGATCATGAACGACCGCGCCTTCTATGAAGAACGCGTGGCCCGCGTCCCCGCGGGACGTTGGGGTCAACCCGACGAACTGGCCGGAGCGGCAATCTTCCTGGCCTCGGGCGCCTCCAATTACGTTTCGGGGCAGATCATCTACGTCGGCGGCGGCCTCACGGCCTCGTTCTGA